In the genome of Myxococcus guangdongensis, one region contains:
- the trmB gene encoding tRNA (guanine(46)-N(7))-methyltransferase TrmB, translating to MPRPRLLPDPVGLHLVEMATPPDWDAEFGFAGPLELEIGSGAGGHALEYCRRNPQVRFVAFEWRKKYARDTQDRAAKAEMKNLRVVESDARFVVPRIFADNSLAVIHLQFPDPWWKRSHAKRAVVQPDFARLLLAKLVPGGLFDMRTDVQDRAVNMLSILESVGFHNPLGSGVFHPYDPEEVPSTRERRYLSSGEPVYRARLRKPL from the coding sequence ATGCCCCGCCCTCGCCTGCTGCCAGACCCCGTCGGACTCCACCTCGTCGAAATGGCCACCCCTCCCGACTGGGACGCCGAGTTCGGCTTCGCGGGCCCCCTGGAGCTCGAAATCGGCTCCGGCGCCGGCGGCCACGCCCTGGAGTACTGTCGCAGGAACCCCCAGGTGCGCTTCGTCGCCTTCGAGTGGCGAAAGAAGTACGCCCGCGACACCCAGGACCGCGCCGCCAAGGCCGAGATGAAGAACCTGCGCGTCGTGGAGTCCGACGCCCGCTTCGTCGTGCCCCGCATCTTCGCGGACAACTCCCTGGCCGTCATCCACCTCCAGTTCCCCGACCCCTGGTGGAAGCGCTCCCACGCCAAGCGCGCCGTCGTCCAACCCGACTTCGCCAGGCTCCTGCTCGCGAAGCTCGTCCCCGGCGGCCTCTTCGACATGCGCACCGACGTGCAGGACCGCGCCGTCAACATGCTGTCCATCCTGGAATCCGTGGGATTCCACAACCCCTTGGGTTCCGGCGTTTTCCATCCGTATGACCCGGAGGAGGTACCCTCCACGCGGGAGCGGCGGTACCTGTCCTCGGGGGAGCCCGTCTACCGGGCCCGGC